GCTGGGAGGTCTTTTTTCTTGGAGCCTGTAATTAACTCTAGCAGCACCACACCAATGTCAGAAACATCACCTATATTATTTGAGTAACACTCATTTGCAAGGCTTGATGGTTCAAGTAGCCTGAAGCCAGCAATCTTGACCGACTGATCTTCGTCTAGAAATATGCAGCCAGATTTGATATTATGGTGAAAAATAGGAGGAAATATTTCATACTGCAAGAAAACTAAGACGCATGCAATTTCAGCAGCAATGTTCATTCTCTTGTACCAATCAAGGCCAATTTTCTCTAGTCCTCTGCTTTGGTGCAGATGTTCCTCTAATGTACCATTTGCAGGATACTCATAGACCACCATTGGAGTGTAGCCAGAGTCAATACAACATCCAAGTAGACGTGCCACATTCCTGTGTGAAATTGCAGATAAAAGCTCAATCCGGGACAGGACTTGCATTAGGTCTCTTTGATCTTCGCACTGTACCTTGTGCACAGCTACTTGTGAACCATCGCCAAGGACACCTGCATAAATGGTTCCATTCCTGCCATGCACAAGTTTCTGACTATCTTCAAATCCTTTAGTGGCTTCCTCCAGCTCTTGGTAAGTGAATAATCGAGTTCTACAAGCTTTCCTGAATGAGATTGTGCTATGAAAATGTGCCTGATCAAGGTCATATGCACCGGATTTACCAGGCCTCTTCAACAGACAAAACAGCGCAATCAGGGAAGCAATAATGAATACTGGGCCAACAACTCCTGCATAGTAATGATCATCAAGTTCTTTCTTTCAGCAAACAGAAGCAGAATAAAAAGCAAAGAAATGTCACAGATATTTTTAGATATCACATTCACGTACCAGCTAGAATGGAAACTGTTTTTTCGCTATGTTTTTTTGTGTAGCACTCAGTGCCATTTGCTTCCACTCCATTCTTGATGCAGGCTGTCCAAGAAACTGAATTAGATTCTATTACAATTGCTACTTTCAGGTGTATCAGCATAAAGCAATCCAAGTAAACAAACCAAGGCCAACCCAGTGGCTGGCCCTTTTAGATTGAAAAAACTGAAGCCAGATTAGCTAGAATACAATGTGGAACTCAATTTCTTATCATTGTCACACTACATCCAAAGCTTAGTATTAACCAAATCGACATGTCTAGTCCTGATGGAAATTCTTGTTAATTTTTGCTTTTTCCAATCTAGTTCGAAACTAATTCTCTTCAAGTTTGCtaagtgtgtgtgtgtgtgtgtgtatatatatatatataaaaaattactaaactTGACAAAGGAAAGCTTGATCTGACCCAAGCCATATATATTGCATTGCTACTTACATTTCAAACACCCCACACCACTGGCAAATCCATCGCCGACAAAGCCGTCCTGGCATTTGCACCTAACCCCTCCTTCAACTGTGGTAGCATTGACTGTGTTTGCATTAATAGCACAAGCTTTCTTGGAAGAATTTCCATCTGGAATCGCCCATTCTAATTTAACCCCTCGCTTTCCTGTATTTGAACCACGAGAAATAGCCCAAGAAGAGAATCCCCTGCATCCAAACTTGGAAAACACAGAAAACCCATCTCCTATATCCCATGCACTATGGTCGGAAAGTGGATAACAGCAGGCAGGAGAGTCGTTGGAGTTGTCATCACAGGCAGGCAAATCGATCGTCTCACATTCTGCCTTGCACAAAGAAGAATCTTCACAATCATACAAGCCAATAACGTTATCCACCGATATCCCAAAGTGGCCATTTCCACTGAAGCCAAAAGAATTCAAATCATTATAGTGGCGACAAGTAGAGCTATCAGGAAAGTCCACTAAAATTCCATCAGAGAAAAATTCAAGGACTTTATAGCTTTGAGAGCCAATGTTGAGATAAAGGGTAGTTGAGTTGGAGCAGTAGAGATGGAAAGCGGTGGAAACTGAAGCACAAGAACTGTTCAAGTGAAACGGGAACGGGATATGCAAGTTTCCACATTTCTCATCGCACTGATTTGAAACCAAAAAGGGATGTTGAAGCTCTTGACTCTGCTGAAGAGAATGGGAAATGGGTGATTGATAAAGCAGTGAGAAGAGAAGAAAGTATGTCAAGACCAGAGGTAACATCGCCTGCGAAAGAGTTGACCACGACTGCAGAGAATATTTGGAAGGGAAAGAATTAAGAGAAATGAAGCGAATGTAGGAGTATTAATAAAACTACGTTCATGGATCTTCAACTTGCAATACAATATATAATACAATATACAGCAGCAGCAAGAACCAGTAGAGTAGATTTTGAAGATACATTAGCCGTACACGTGGATGAAGAAAGGGCGCAAAAAATGGTAGAGCCACCCGGACGATGAAGATGGCATTGAAGTtggagaagcagaagaagattgGTCTGTGTAATGGGCTACAGATGGTACCTCATATATAGAATAGAGTGCTTAGGTGCAAGTATTTGGGTATTTGCCAAAGAGTTGAGGTTTCCAATTCCAGTTTCAATGGCTTGGTGCACAAagttcaataataataataattaataagctAGACATTTGCATGGGTTGGTTTCGAGCTTTGGTAATCTAAAGATCGGAAATGTAATTATGCATATCTAGTTTCTGAATTACGGAATGTCAGATCCAAATACCAAAAGTCACCTTAACAAGCCTTCGCCATGCGTGGGTTTGCTTCTTACCCGCTTACCTGCTGACACCTGTGCTTGTTCAGCTTTGGGTTTTGCTTTATTCTGGTCTCCAAACATTATACAATGTCAGTTGGGTTACGTGGCAACAGCTTAGCAAGTGTCTCTGACGTGGACAGTACATTCAACCAGATGGGCGTGGGTCATTACATGGACATGGTTGAGGGCAATGAAATTCTTCAGAGCCCCGTACGTACCATATTTAAATTCCAGCCCACTGATGGGACAGAAAATTCGAGCCCAGCCTATATAAAgaaactgaaaattaaattaaaacaaatgaaattaaaagataaagatTGGAACTTGAATTGAGAAGATTATCCATCGATGCTAAAAATAGTATCTTTATTAATCAGCTAAAGCTTATTAAGCTTATATTGGATTACGAAGTTGAATATTTTAAGTTTCAAGCAAAGCTAATCATAAAAGAAGTGGtagatttttgaaattaaaaggaaaaaatttcAATTGAGTTAAGATTGTGGTATTAGTATCGCGTTAGGACAGTAAGATTTTGAGTTTCAATACTAATCGAAATCagtcatatataaaaaaaaaatttaaaaatagggAAAGACAATCTCCCGAAACCAATCCAAATCCAAATCCAGATCAAAATGAATGAGTGAAATGAGTTGAAGCTTAAGCTTTCCAAAGAAAGCCCAACTGTGGTGATCCAATCCTTGAGAAAAAGAACAGGTTCTGCAAAGTGCAAAGCGTTGAGTTGAAATCGGCGTCTGTTCCACACATAAACgcaaatatatataaatgtttaaATCCAACCAACCAACAACAACAAACATCAACTCACGCCTTTCTtatctctcttcttttctttctcgagaatttcattttttcttttctaatttttCCAACCAAACATCATGATATTGTTGTTGTTATTCTACCAGTAAACCCACACGAAGACCCACCAggtcctggtctactcttactTCACTTCACTGTTTTTTGTTGGTGAAGATGGATTTTGATCAGACCCGCTTGGTTGGAGACTACGTATTGGGACGCAGAATCGGCTCGGGTTCTTTCGCCGTCGTTTGGCGGTCCTGGCACCGGCAATCAGGTCGACGAGTTGCAGTCAAAGAGATTGACAAGAAATTGCTTAGTCCAAAAGTCAGTGAGAATTTGCTCAAAGAAATTTCCATTCTCAGCACTATCGATCACCCCAACATTATTCGCCTTTTCGAGTCCATTGAGGTAACCCACTTATCTACCTGGTTATGTACTTGTATCGTTTTTCTTTAATGGTTCaagtttgagatttttttttctgtccTCTTCTTAGACTGAGGATAGGATATTTCTTGTACTGGAGTACTGCGATGGAGGTGATCTTGCGGCCTATATTCATCGTCATGGGAAAGTATCGGAGGCTGTCGCGAGGCACTTTATGAAGCAATTGGGTACCGTATATAATCAATGGTCAAGCTTGCtatatatgtttttattatatatatatatatatatagagagagagagagagagagagagagagagagagagagagagtcagCTTGATATTTATGTTTGGTTGTTAGTTTGCAAGTAATGTTTGAATGTTTAGAATAGTTGGCAACTGGGTCTATGCTTACCCTTTGAACTAATGTTTGTCCATTAATCTGTAATGGAACTAATGCCGTTGCCCTATCAGGTCATGCTGTAAGTATTTACGGAGTTCTCAAAGCCATTTAATTGCATCAAATTGAGCTTTTtagaatttgattaattttatgTACTTTCTTTCCGTTTCAAGGACATATAAGTTTCCAGATGGTTGTTGATAATACGCTGCTAGAATTCTtcttcttatcttttttttttttttttttttgttttttgttttttgtttttgccatgatcatcatcttcttcttttctttgctTTTAGTTTAGTGCATGAAAAAATATCGCTGGTTGTTTTTTTGCAGCTGCTGGGTTGCAAATTCTTCAAGAAAAACACCTCATTCATAGGGACTTGAAACCACAGGTGCCGCATGTTACTTTCCAAGTTTTATTTAGCATATTTAGTATTTCCTAACAATAATATCTTCCTACCATTTCAAACTAattattttcttagtttttattactgaatcaataataatatagtGGGATGTCATGATActtccagaacttgctcttgtCATCAAATGAAGCAACTCCACAGTTGAAGATAGGAGATTTTGGATTTGCCAGGTAGAATTATTTCTTATAGAAGTTATATTTTCAAGGCACACAGCAAGCTGCCCCTGTTTCCATATAGAAATTGCAAGAGATGCTCTGCACTAGACATAATTTGTGAACTTGCATAATAAATTATCTGCACAGTGTTTTAGATTCTGATAAGGAATTGCACATTATCAGTTTTTATGAATGGAAAAGTTCATTTGTCATTAACATACTGAACCAAACTCAAGCTATCCCTACTCCCATTTTTTTCATTTGCGTACAATATTCCTTCAAAGTTTACTTCGGTCCACATATTTCCAGAAGTTATCAAGGGAGGCTAATGTCATCACAATCATGAATGTTTGAATGCTATTTATTAATGTACTTCATTATTTGGTTGGAGAAAAAGGCAAATATTGCTGGATGAgctgatttatttttttgatattttgttATGGGAGTGCTGGAAGTACTGTTCTTACCATTATTAGTAGGCATCTACAAAATATTAGTTTTTAAGTAGGTTATAAAACCAGGCTTTTCTAAATCTATGACAATTATTGACCAGAAATTCCAGTTCATTAAGAATATATTATCTTGTGCGACTTTATTGGATAGGTGAGCTTTACACTTCTGAACACCAAAGACCAAACTAGTGAACTTGTCATTTTTTGAACTTAGGCAGTTACTTGATTCACTAATATTTCAGGTCTTTGATGGCACAAGATTTGGCTGATACACTGTGTGGTTCACCGTTATACATGGCTCCAGAAATTATTCAGAACCAAAAGTATGATGCAAAGGTGATGCAATTGAAATTTAACTAAGATTGTAACAAATTGTGCCATTTCTAGAATTTGAATTTTTCATGTGCAGGCTGACTTGTGGAGTGTTGGAGCAATTTTGTTCCAGCTGGTGACGGGCAAGCCACCATTTAATGGCAATACTCAATATCAGGTTTTTGgaagaattaatttgaaaatgacATATGAGAGACCTCCTCAAGACT
The sequence above is a segment of the Manihot esculenta cultivar AM560-2 chromosome 5, M.esculenta_v8, whole genome shotgun sequence genome. Coding sequences within it:
- the LOC110615850 gene encoding probably inactive receptor-like protein kinase At2g46850, which gives rise to MLPLVLTYFLLFSLLYQSPISHSLQQSQELQHPFLVSNQCDEKCGNLHIPFPFHLNSSCASVSTAFHLYCSNSTTLYLNIGSQSYKVLEFFSDGILVDFPDSSTCRHYNDLNSFGFSGNGHFGISVDNVIGLYDCEDSSLCKAECETIDLPACDDNSNDSPACCYPLSDHSAWDIGDGFSVFSKFGCRGFSSWAISRGSNTGKRGVKLEWAIPDGNSSKKACAINANTVNATTVEGGVRCKCQDGFVGDGFASGVGCLKSCIKNGVEANGTECYTKKHSEKTVSILAGVVGPVFIIASLIALFCLLKRPGKSGAYDLDQAHFHSTISFRKACRTRLFTYQELEEATKGFEDSQKLVHGRNGTIYAGVLGDGSQVAVHKVQCEDQRDLMQVLSRIELLSAISHRNVARLLGCCIDSGYTPMVVYEYPANGTLEEHLHQSRGLEKIGLDWYKRMNIAAEIACVLVFLQYEIFPPIFHHNIKSGCIFLDEDQSVKIAGFRLLEPSSLANECYSNNIGDVSDIGVVLLELITGSKKKDLPAVALQQIRSGKLEEIVDPSLYYHEQPPIGREQIEIVADIATRCLLFGGDGKIGMMEVARELVRISKESIDGNGSKRGPALEETFSNSSLLQMISMSPDSIYVP